ATGGTTTTGGAGGGCCGCACCTCCGGTACGGCCGGACAAGCCGAAACCTGGCGGCTGGAGGTCAACAAGTATGAGGAAGGCGATGCGTTTCCCCAGTTGCCGGGCCGACTTACCCTTATGCTCGACACCGGGGAAAAGGGCGTCCTGCGGATCAGATCGCGCGAGCTGCGCGATGCGTCCTGGCCGAAATCTGCCATGGAACTGATCCTGCCGGAAAACACCCAGGTCCGTCGGCTGGACGGGCTGCCCGAACCGGAAAACGGCGGAACCGCCCGCACTATCGAGGAAACATCATGACCCAAGAGCGCAAGGAATCCCTGCCCGAACTGTTTCTGCTCGGGCTCAGGACGTGGCTCGCAGAAATGAAATGGCTGTGCCGGAGCCTGGTCCGGCGCTTTGAAATCAGTCGCCTTGAAAAAGAGCTGGAACAGGAATATGCCCTTCTCGGGCGCATCGCCGAGGCTCCCAGAGGCAAGATGGAAGAAAAGGAAATGAGCCTGAAGCAGATCGAGTTCCTCAAGTCCGAGATCGAGACACTCGGGACCGAACTTGCCCGCGATCGGGAACAGCGCATGGCCAAGTTGCGCGAACAGGCCGAACGGGATTAGGAGAAAAAAATGGGCAAGACCATCATCATCGGCTCGGACCACGGCGGATTCAACCTCAAGCAGGCGTGCATCGCGGCCCTGAAGGACTGGGGCTTCGACGTCCGCGACATGGGACCGGACTGCACGGATTCCTGCGACTACCCGATTTTCGCGGCCAAGGTGGCCGAAGCGGTCAAGGCGGACCACGACCTGCTGGGCGTGCTCATCTGCGGCACGGGCCAGGGCATGTCCATGACCGCGAACCGCATGGGCGTGCGTGCGGCCCTGTGCACGGACGAATTCACGGCCCGCATGGCGCGCGGCCACAATGACGCCCGCATCCTGTGCATGGGCGAGCGCGTGGTCGGGCAGGGCCTCGCTCTCGGCATTCTCAAGGCATTTCTGGAAACCGGATTCGAGGGCGATCGCCACAGACGGCGCATCGACCTCATCGACACGGTTGCCGAATAAAACCACTTTCAAAAGGGTCACACAAAATGACGAATGAAACCCAGATGGCCGAAAAGACCGTTGCCGTTGTCAAAGGCCTGATCATGGACGGCGTTGCCAAGGCGAACTCCGGCCATCCCGGCGGGGCCATGTCCTCCGCGGACTTCGCCACCATTCTGTATTCGGAGTTCCTGAACTTCAACCCGGACGATCCCCAGTGGTTCAATCGCGACAGGTTCATCCTGTCCGCCGGGCACGAATCCATGCTGCTCTACAGCCTGCTTCACCTGAACGGGTTTCTGGGCATGGACGATCTCAGGAACTTCCGCCAGATGGGCAGCCTGACCCCGGGCCACCCCGAAGTGCACCTGACTCCGGGCGTGGAAGCCACCACCGGTCCTCTGGGTCAGGGCTTTGCCATGTCCGTGGGCTTTGCCGCTGCCGAAGCGTTCCTGCGCGCCAGGCTTGGTGCGGACGTCATGGACCACTTCACCTATGTCCTTGCCTCGGACGGCGACCTGCAGGAACCCATTGCCATGGGCGCGGCCTCTCTGGCCGGTCTGTGGGGACTGGGCAAGCTCGTGGTGTTCCACGACTCCAACAAGATCCAGCTCGCCGGTCCCACCAGCCGCGTGGACTGCACCGACCATCGCAAGATATTCGAGGGCATGTGCTGGCAGGTCATCGAGGTGGACGGCCACGACCACGACCAGATTCGCAAGGCCATTCAGGACGCACGGCTGGAAAGCTCCAAGCCGACCCTGATCATCGGCAACACGGTCATGGCCAAGGGCACCGCCACCATGGAAGGCGACCACAACACCCACGGCGCGCCCCTCAAGGCCGACGAGATCGCGGCTTCCAAGAAGAAGCTCGGCCTGCCCGAAAACGAATCCTTTTTCGTTCCCGAGGACGTGATCGCCCACTTCCGCGCCCGTTTCGACGGCATGCGCAAGAACGCGGCGGACTGGAAGGCCGTGCTGGACGCGCGCCTTGCCGACGACGCCGAGTTCGCGACCCTGTGGAAGCAGATCATGACCCCGCGTTCGGAACTGGATTTCACGCTGCCCGAGTTCACGCCCGGCGATTCCGTGGCCACCCGCAAGGCATGGGGCGCCTGCCTGAACACGATCATGGAGCAGCTCCCGAACCTGATCGGCGGTTCCGCCGACCTTGACCCGTCCAACCAGACCAACAAGTTCCGCGAGACCTTCGGCAACTTCGCGGTGGACGGCTACGAAGCCCGCAATCTGGCCGTGGGCGTACGCGAATTCCCCATGGCGGCCATCATGAACGGCATGCAGCTGCACGGCGGCCTGCTGCCCTTCGGCGCCACCTTTCTGGTGTTCTCGGACTACTGCCGCAATGCGATCCGCATGTCCGCGCTCCAGGAACTGCCCGTCCTGTACGTGTTCACCCACGATTCCTTCTGGGTGGGCGAGGACGGCCCCACGCACCAGCCCATTGAGCACGTCAGCTCCCTGCGCCTGATCCCGGAGCTCATCGACCTCCGGCCCGCTGACGCCCTTGAGACCGCCGTGTGCATGGACATCGCCCTGAAGCAGGAGAAGCACCCCTCGGTGCTGCTGCTCACCCGTCAGGGCCTGCCCGTATTCGACCCGGCCGAGCATCCCTCGGTCAAGGACGGCGTGCGCCGCGGCGCATACGTCCTGCAGGACTGCGAAGGCACCCCGGACCTGATCCTTCTGGCATCCGGCTCCGAAGTGTCCCTGGCCCTGGAAACCGCGAAGCTGCTCAAGCGCAAGGTGCGCGTGGTCAGCGTCCCGAGTTTCAAACTGTTTGACGAACAGCCTGAATCGTATAAAAAAGAAGTGTTGCCTCCCGAGGTTACGGCGCGTGCCGCAGCCGAGGCCGGCAGGACCGAGCTCTGGCACAAGTTCGTGGGCTGCGACGGACTGGTGCTCGGCCTCGACCACTTCGGACAATCCGCTCCCGGCAAGGAGCTGGCGGAGAAATATGGTTTCACCGCCGAGAACTTTGCCCGGATGATCAGAGAGAAATATTAGGAGTAACATCATGGAAGCGCCGCAAAAGAATCTCGCGCTGGACCTGGTCCGCGTCACTGAAGCCGCTGCTCTGGCATGCGGTCGCTGGCTCGGCAGAGGAGACAAGATCGCTGCCGATCAGGCGGCCGTCGACGCCATGCGCCTGTGTTTCAACACGTTGGAAATCGAAGGCAAGGTGGTCATCGGCGAAGGCGAGAAGGACGACGCGCCCATGCTCTTCAACGGAGAGAAACTGGGCAGGGGCGAAGGTCCCAAGGTCGACATCGCCGTCGACCCCCTGGAGGGCACCAACCTGCTCGCCTTCGGCCGCCCCAACGCCATCTCCGTTGTTGGCGTGGCCCCGTCCGGCTCCATGTTCGATCCGGGCCCGAGCTTCTACATGCAGAAGCTCGTTGTCCCGTCCAGAGCCAAGGACGTGGTGGACATCGAAGCCCCGGTCGGACACAACCTCAAGCTCATCGCCCGCGCCCTGGAAAAGGACGTTGACGACCTCGTGGTGTTCGTGCTGGACAAGCCCCGCCACAGGAAGCTGATCAGCGAAATCCGCGAAGCCGGCGCACGCATCCAGTTGCACACCGACGGCGACATCACGGGTTCGCTCATGGCCATCGACCCGCGCTGCGAAGTGGACGTGATGATGGGCACCGGCGGCACCCCCGAGGGCGTGCTGTCCGCCATTGCCATCCGCATCATGGGCGGCGAGATGTTTGCCAAGCTCGACCCGCAGAAGCAGGACGAGAAGAACGCTCTGGCCGATTTCGGTCTGGATGCCCGTCGCGTGCTGACCGTGAACGATCTGGTCAAGTCCGACGACCTGTTCTTCGCTGCCACCGGCATTTCCGGCGGCACGTTCCTGGGCGGCGTCAAGTACCACGGCAGCGGGGCCGAGACCTCGTCCCTGGTCATGCGCGGCAAGACCGGCACCATCCGCTACATCGAGGCCATCCACAACTGGGACAGCCTCATGCGTTTCAGCGCGGTGGACTACGACTAGGCCGACCCGCGACACAATGCCAAGCAAGGCCGGGACTGCTCGCAGTCCCGGCCTTTTTTTGCATCCGCAACAGGGTGGACCGGAGCATGCGGTTGCTGATGACAGCGCGAGCGAAACCCCGTAGACAACAGGCAGTCCGAACCGTTTGCCGGGCCGGGCAAATCTGATACACTGGAAACAACATGACCGAAAAGAATACCACCGCCGTTCCCAAGGGCCTTGCCGCGGAAAAACTGCGCGCCGCCATGGAACCGGAAAAGATACCGTTCCGGGACAGCCGGGAAATCCCGGAAAGCAACGCCTATTCCAAGTTCCAGCCCCGGGCCATACAGGCTCTGGAAATGGCTCTGGCCATCCGGGACCGGGAGCACAACGTCTACGTGTCGGCCGAGCCGAACATGGGCCGCACCTATTTCGTGAAGAACTTTCTGGAGCCCAAGGCGGCACAGGCGCCCGCGCCGTCGGACTGGGTCTACCTGCACAATTTCGAGGACCCGGACACGCCCCTGGCCGTGGCCATGCCCGCAGGCACAGGCCGCAAGTTCAAGGCGGCGCAGGCCAGGGCCATGACCGCCGTGCGTCAGGAAATTCCGGCCCGGTTCGAAAAGGAAGCCTTTCAGAAAAAACATGAACGGCTGCTCAAGGAATTCAACACCAAGCGCGACGACCTGTTCGCACGCATGGAAAAGATCGCCCAGAAGGAAAACTTCAATCTGAACGTGGATGACGAGGGCGTGCTCACCCTGTCCCCGATCGTGGAAGGCAAGGTCATTTCCGACGCGGACTACGACAAGCTCAAGCCCGGCCTGCGCAAGGAACTCAAGGCCAAGGGCGAGGAACTGCTCGCCAAGGTCACGACCATCCTGCGCTCCATCAACCGCATCGAAGTCGGGCTGCGGGAAAAGGAAATGGACCTGCAACGCGAAACCGCGCGCACGGTTCTGGACGAGAGCTTTGCCAAGATCCGCGAAAAATTCGAATCCGCGCCCGGGCTCAAGGACTATTTCGACGCGCTGGAAACCGAGGTGGTGGACAATGTGGAAGAGTTCCTGCCCCGTGAACAGAACGTGTCGAGCCTGCTTCAGGACGCGTCCGGAGGCGGAGAGAACTTCTTCACCCGGTTCGAGATCAACCTGTTCGTGGACAACGGCAAGACCAAGGGCGCACCCGTGATCGTGGAAGATCATCCCACGTCCTTCAACCTGCTGGGCAGCATCGAACGCGAGGCCGAGATGGGCGCGCTCTACACGGACTTCACCCTGATCAAGGCCGGGTCCATCCACAAGGCCAACGGCGGATTCCTGCTCCTGAACATGGAAGACCTGCTCGGCAATCCCAATTCGTGGGAAGGATTGCTCCGTGCCCTGCGCGCGGGCTGTTCGCGCATCGAGGACCCGGTGGACCCGGATCAGGTGCGCGCCCGGACCATCCAGCCCCAGCCAGTGCCGCTGGACATGCGCGTCATCCTCATCGGCACGGACGAGCACTACGAACTCCTGCTCATGGGCGACGACCGGTTCAGCAAGTATTTCAAGCTCAAGGCCCATCTCCAGCCCAGAGTCAAACGCACGGCCGCCAACATCCGGCACTATCTGTCGGTCATCGGCCGCATCGCCCGGGAATCCGACGTCCGCCCATTCACGCGCGACGCCCTTGCCGGGCTGCTGGATTTCGCATCCAGACTGGCCGAAGACCAGAAGGAGCTGTCCCTGTACATGCCGCTGGTCCGGGAACGCATGATCGAGGCCTCGGCCATGGCCGCGCTCAAGGGCAGGGACATGGTGGACGCGAAAGTGCTGCGTCAGGCCGTGGAGGCCCGGGACTACCGCGCCAACCTCTACGAAGAGGAATTCCTGTCCGACTACGACAGCCAGGTGATCAAGGTCGAGACGCAGGGCTTTGCCACGGGTCGGGCCAACGGCTTGTCCGTGACCATGTTCGGGGACTACGAATTCGGCCTGCCGCACCAGATTTCCTGCACCGTGGGCGTGGGGCACGGCGGCATTCTGGACCTTGAGCGCGAAGCCCAGCTTGGCGGCCCGATCCACACCAAGGGCATGATGATCATCAAGAGCTATCTGGTGCGCCTGTTCGCCCAGAAAAAGCCCATCGTGCTCACGGGCAGCCTGTGCCTCGAACAGAGCTATGCGGGCATCGAGGGCGATTCCGCATCCGGCGCGGAGCTGGCGTCCCTGCTCTCGGCCCTGTCCGGGGTGGCCATCAACCTTTCCTACGCCTTTACCGGCGCGGTGAACCAGTCCGGGGCCATCATGGCCGTGGGCGGGGTAAACCGGAAGATCGAGGGATTCTTCGAAGTCTGCCGCCGCCGCAAGCTCTCCGGCACGCAGGGCGTGATCATCCCCCGGGACAACGTGGTCAACCTCATGCTCAAGGAAGAGGTGGTCGAGGCCGTGCGCGACGGCAAGTTCCACATCTTCCCGGTCCGCACCATCGAGGAGGCCATGCAGATTCTCACGGGCGTGCGCGCCGGAACCCGGAGCAAGAACGGCAAATTCCCCCTCGGAACCATCTACCGCAGGGCCGACGACCGGCTGGCAGAGCTGGCCAAACTGGCCGTGCCCGGAGACAGGAAGTAATGTCTGAAGCATGGATACGCGCCAAACTGCCCGAATTCGTCCGCAACCTGTTCCGCAACTTCTGTCAGGCCTGCCACGAGCTGGAAGGACAGTTTCAGCTGTTCGATGAAAACGGGAATGTGGAATTCGCCGTGCTGCAGAACCTGCTCGGCAACGAGATGGACAAGGGGCTGCTCTGGCGAATGAAGGACACGGCCCACCACGTGTTCCGCAACGACCCGGACGAAATCCTGGCCGGGCAGTTTCTGGACTGGGCCATGGGCTACATCTTTCACGAGACCCTCAAGCTCAAGGAAGACGCGTATCAGAAACAGACCTATGCTCCGTGGTTCCACAAGATCACGGATTCGGAATTCACGGACGCGGACCGCGCCATGGGCCGGGAGCTCATCCAGATTCTGAACCAGACCGAGGAATCCATGAGCCGCGAGATCGAACGCATCCGGTTCATCATGGACAAATGCCGCCAGCTCCTGCCCGCGTACCTGACCCGATACCGGGACAACGTTCTGCTGGCCCGATTCATCTTTTCCCAGAACGAGCTCGTGCGCGAGGTGTTCGGCGCGGATTACGACCAGCTCATCGCCGCCCTGTACGGAAACGAGACCGAGCGCATGTACGTGCTGGCCAGTCAGAGCCTGCGCCGGGGAGGCTGGATCAAGGAGGCTTCCGAGGCTCTGGAGCAGGCCTTCCGGCTGAGTCCCTCAAGCAGATTGGTGTTGCAAGAAAAGAAAATAATTGATAATTGGGCTCGAAGAATACAAACATAGCCAGTGGAACGTGCTGGCTTGTCTTGAAAAGGAAATTTTAGGAGGCCGTGATGAAAAAGCTGATTTTATTGACGATCGCCCTGTGCATGGTTTTCGCCTGGGGTTGCTCCAAGAAGGTGAAGACCGAGCCTGAAGTCGTCGTGGTCGAGGAAAAGGAAGTCGTGGTCGAGCAGGAAGTTGTGACCGACCCCATGCAGGTCTACAAGGCCGAATACGATGCCCTGCCGGTCTCCCACACCGTGACCAAGGGCGAGTGCCTGTGGTGGATTTCCGAATACAAGCACATCTACAATGATCCCTTCATGTGGCCCCTGATCTACAAGGCCAACCGCGGCCAGATCAAGAACCCGGACCTGATCTACGCAGGCCAGCAGTTCGAGATTCCCCGCTACGGCTTCGACCTCGAAGAAGTCAAGGCCGCACGCAAGCAGGCCGGCGCTGCCTGGAAGGCTCTGGAACCTGGCGAAGACGCCATGATCCCGGCCGAAATGCGCGCCGCTCTGGGCTACAGCTTCTAATCCGGCCCCTTTCAGCGCAAAGCATACGAAACGCCCTGCCAACGCGGGGCGTTTTTTTGTGCCCCGGCACCAGCCCTCCCCCTGCTTCGGCGTAAAAAACAGCAAAAGCCGCTCTCTTCCTGCCTCCCCCGTCCCGAAAAGCGGCAAAGGCCCGGGGAATGCCTCGACAGAGCATTCCCCGGGCCTTTGCCGCTTTTCGGGACAACATGGGGATCCAAGGGGCCTTGCTCCTTGGCGGGTCCGGGCAGAGCCCGGCCCCCCGGGAGGGTCGCCGAAGGCCTTTCCCTGCTTCGCGCAGGGTCGCCGAAGGCCTTCCCTGCTTCGCACAGGGTCGCCGAAGGCCTTCCCGCTTCGGGAAAATCGCTGATGGGCCTTCCCCCGCTTACGAGAGCTTGTACAACAGACTGGCCTGCCGACAATGGCCACGCAACCCGAGCGTGCGATAGAGCGCGTCGATGTCCAGAGCTTCGCGCACAATGGACGCAAGGTTGTCCAGCGCATCTTCAAGGTCGAAGGCGGTCTGGACTTGCGTGAGCGGATCAAGCCCCTTGTCCATGCGCAACTGGTCGATGAACCAGCGCCGGAACTCGTCCGCATCGAACAGGCCGTGCAGATAGGTGCCCCAGACCCGGCCATCGGCCTTGCCGAAACCAAGGGGATCGCCCTGATTGTCGCGCAGGGCCACGCGCAGGGAATCGTTCATGGGCGCGGTTCGGCCATGATGAATTTCATAGCCGTGCACGCGCAGACCGGACCGGGAATGCACGCCATAGGTACGGCTCAGGGTCTTGTCCGGGCTCAGCGTGGTGCGCACCGGAAGCAGCCCGAAGCCATCCACGCGCGCGGATTCGGATTCCAGCCCGTGCGGATCGTCCACGAGTTCGCCGAGCATCTGGAACCCGCCGCAGATGCCGATGATGCGGGTTCGGTGACTGTCTCCGGCCAGTTCGCGAATGGCGGCAGCCATGCCTGCGCCGCGCAGGGCCTTCATGTCCGGCACCGTGGACTTGGACCCGGGAATGATCACGGCATCGGGATCGCCCAGTTCGTGGGGCGAGGACACCACGCGCACGCGCACGTCGGGTTCGGCGTACAGCGGATCGATGTCGTTGAAATTCGAAATGCGCGGCAGATCGATCACCGCAATGTCCACGCACTGGTCGGGCGGGAACTTGTCGGACTCGTCCGGCCGGAACCCTTCCTTGAAGGAAACGGAATCCTCCTCGGGCAGACCAAGGCCGTGGATGTACGGCACCACGCCGAGAATGGGCTTGCCCGTGTGCTCGAACATCTGGCCGAACGCGGGTTCCAGCAGGGTTGCGTCGCCCCGGAAGCGGTTGATCACGAACCCTTCGACCATGGCGCGTTCCGCAGGGGTGAGCAGCTGCATGGTGCCCACGATGGACGCGAACACCCCGCCCCGGTCGATGTCGCCGGTCAGAAGCACGCGCGCGTCCGCATACCGGGCCATGTTCATGTTCACGATGTCGTGATGCTTGAGATTGACCTCGGCCGGACTGCCCGCGCCTTCCAGCACCATGACCTCGTGCTCGTTGGCAAGGGAGTCGTAGGCGGACTTGACCGCGTCCCATGCCTGCGGCTTGTAGCGCACGTACTGGGACACGTTCATGTTGCCCACGGGCCTGCCCATGACAATGACCTGCGATCCGGTGTCGGACCCGGGCTTGAGCAGCACCGGGTTCATGCGCACGTCCGGATTCATGCGGCAGGCCATGGCCTGCGTCACCTGCGCCCGGCCCATTTCCCCGCCCGTGTCCGTGACATGGGAGTTCAGCGACATGTTCTGGGCCTTGAACGGGGCCACGTCATACCCGTCCTGAAGCAGGATGCGACACAGGGCCGCAGTGAGCACGGACTTGCCCGCATTGGAGCTGGTGCCCTGCAACATGATGGCCGGGGTGTGGCGTTCCCGTTTGACCAGCGGTGGCCGGGCCGTGCCGGACAGGGCTTCCAGCGCGCGGATCAGCCGTTCATTGTCCTTTTCATTGCGCACGGCCACGCGAAACCACTCGCTGCCCAATCCCGAAAAATTCACGCACAAACGGATGGCGATGCGGTGTTCGCGCAAAAGACGATCCGCAAGCTCGCTGCCGTCCCGGCCCACGCGGTCCACGCGGCAGAGCAGAAAATTGGCCTCGCCGGGCAGGACGCGAAGCCCGGGCACCTGCCGCAATCCTGCGGCCAGTTCCTGCCGGAGCAGAGAGGTGCGCTCGCGGGTGCGCGCAGCGTAGTCGGTATCACGCAGGCAGCGCGCGCCCACGCGCTGGGCAAGGGAATTCACGGACCATGCGGGAATGCGCTTCCGCAGCTTGAGAATGATGTCGGGCCGGGCAAATGCCAGTCCGAGACGCAGGCCCGGAATGGCGAAGAACTTGGTCAGGGACACGATGGTGATCACGTTGTCCGGACGGTCGCGCACCAGCCTGTCCGCGTCCTCGGGCAGAAAATCGGCAAAGGATTCGTCCACGATGAATCGGGACTGGGGAAACATTTCCGCGACTTCGCGCAGGTCCGCCGCACTGAACGAGGTGCCCGTGGGATTGTTGGGCCGGGCCAGAAACACCACGGACGGGGTGCACAGGATCGGGCCGAGCGCGGGGAAATCCACCTGAAACCCGTTGTCCCGGCGCATGGGCAAATCCCTGACCGCAAGACGGTGCGCCTTGCATGCCCGGGCATAGTCCACATAGGAAGGCGAGGGAATCACGGCCTGCCGAAAGCCGCCCAGCCCGGCGGCCGCGAACAGCAGTTCCGAAGCGCCGTTTCCCGCAAGAATCTGGGTTGGCCAGACCTTGTAGCGATCGGACGCGGCCATGACGAGATCCATGTTGTCCGGATCCGGGTAGTGGTCCACGTCCTGAAGCGCGGCCCCTACCTCCTGCCCCAGCCATGCGGGCGGGCCAAGGGGATTGATGCTGGCGGAAAAGTCGAGGATGTCGGACGGCGCACATCCGGCCTGCTCGGCCAGTTTGCGCAGATTGCCGCCATGGGCGAACCGCTGTTCGTCCAGAATGTCGGGAATGCCCGCGAATACGCTCTGTTTCAAGAATGGCCCCGCTGTGTCCGCCCCGCCTGCGAATCGAAATTCCCGGGACGACACGGACTCTAAAGATTTTCAAGACTGCCCGTGTTGTACCTGCAAACCCGGAGCGCGGCAAGACCGGCGCATTGGTTCGCAGGCCCCGGCTTGCCGCGCACGCAGGTTCGGGTGTAGTCTCGGACGCATGGGTGAAACGCGCATTGCGGTCCTTTCGGACGTGCATTCCAATCTTGCGGCGCTGGAGGCCGTGCTTGACGATCTGGATTCCCGGGACTCGGCCGCACAGGTGGTGGTGACCGGGGACTGCATCGGGTACGGCCCGGACCCGGACGCGTGCGTGCGTCTGCTGCGCGAACGCAAGGCCATGGCGGTCATGGGCAACCATGAGCAGGCATTGCTCAACCTGATCTACCTGAACCGCATGAACCAGTTCGCCCGGGACGCGCTGCGCCGCAATGCGGAACTGCTTTCCCCGGACTCCCGGCAATGGTGCGAATCCCTGCCCAAGGCGCTGGTCGTGGACGGCTGCCGGTTCGTGCACGGCCTGCCGCCCGACGATCCGGTCACGTATCTGTGGAAGGTACGCACCAATCTCGCTCCGGTGTTCGGCAGCTTTCCGGAACGCATCTGCTTCGTGGGCCACACCCATGATCTGACGCGATTCACGTTCAACGGCACCTCGGTCGCGGAACATCCCCTGCGGCAGGGAGTTGTCCTGCTGGAGCCGGACCTGCGGCATCTGGTGAACATCGGGGCCGTGGGCCAGCCAAGGGACGGGGACAACCGCGCCAAGTACGGCCTGTTCGATCCCGGGACCCGGGAACTGGAAATGCGCTTCGTGGCCTATGACATTGCCCGGACAGCAGCCCGCATCAGGGAGGTCGGCATCCACCGCATGTTTGCCCAGCGACTGTGGTGACGCCGCGCGATCTTCGGGAATAATAACGGCATCACGCTGGCCCGGCGCATGGTTGCGTGATATCCTTTTCACGCTGCAATCTTTCCCAAAGGAGTCGCCATGCGAGCCATCATCGCCGGAGGAACCGGGTTCATCGGCAGGCATCTGAGCGCGGAACTCGTTGCGCACGGCTGGGAGGTCGTGATCCTTTCCCGCTCGCCGTCCAAGGTCGCGGAAACGTTCCACAGCGGAGTCATCGGCATGCCCTGGGACAACGGGTGGACCGAATTTCTGGACGACGCATCCGTGATCGTGAATCTGGCCGGAAGCAACATTGCGTCCGGTCGCTGGAACGAATCCGTCAAGGAACGCATCCTGTCCAGCCGGATTCGGGCCGGGCAACGGATTGTGGAAACTATACGCAATTCGGAGAGGAAACCCGCCGCCCTGATTCAGGGGTCTGCCGTGGGCTTCTACGGACCGCGCAACGACAACCCCGTGGACGAGTCCACGGAGTCCGGAACCGGATTTCTGGCCTCGGTCACGCGCGAATGGGAGGCGTCCACCCGGGAACTGGAGGATCTGGGTGTACGGCGAGCCGTGATCCGCACGGGCATGGTACTGGGCCACGGCGGGGCGCTGGAACGCATGTTGCCACCCTTTCGCCTGTTCGCGGGCGGCCCGGTGGGCAGTGGAAGACAGGGCGTGTCGTGGATACACATGCTGGATCAGGTCCGGGCCATCCGGTTCCTGATGGAGACCGATTCCGCAAGCGGGCCCTACAACCTGACCGCGCCGACCCCGGTGAATTTCCGCAAGTTCGCCCGCACTCTGGGCGAGGCCATGCGCAGGCCGTCATGGCTTCCGGCCCCGGCATTCGCCCTGCGGCTGCTGTTCGGGGAAATGGCGGACGAGGTGCTGCTTTCGGGCCAGCTTGCCCTGCCCTCGCGACTGCTTGAGGCGGGCTTCGAGTTCCGCTTTCCCGAACTCGCCCCGGCCCTGCAGGACCTGCTCGACTGAGTTCCGGCCTTGAATCATGGCCCGGCCTTGTTTACAACAGCCAGGCGGAGTTCCGCGCGCTTGCGACAGATCGCCCTTGTTCAACAGCCCCCACAGGAGACCCCATGAGCGGACAGATACTGATCATCGACGACGAGGAAGGCATTCGATTTTCCCTGCGTGGCATCCTTGAGGACGAGGGCCACGACATCATCGAGGCCGAATCCGGGGAACAGGGGCTGGAACTGCTGGAAAGCGAGGACCCGGACCTTGTCTTTCTGGACATCTGGCTGCCGGGCATGGACGGGCTGGAGGTACTGGACCGTGTGGCCGAGAATCACGAGGGCCTGCCCGTGATCATGATCTCGGGGCATGGCACCATCGAGACCGCAGTGCAGGCATTGAAAAAGGGCGCGTTCGACTTCATCGAAAAACCCCTGTCCCTTGAAAAGGTGGTGGCCACCACGCGCAACGCCATCGAGTTCTCCCGGCTGCGGCTGGAAAACCGTGCCCTGCGCACCCGCATTTCCTCGGAACAACCCGTGCGCATCACGGGCGAGTCCGAGCCCATCCGCGCGCTCAAGGACGTGATCTCCCGGGTCGCGCCCACGGACGCCTGGGTGCTCATCACCGGAGAAAACGGCACGGGCAAGGAAATCGTGGCCCGGTCCATCCACGACCAGTCCAAACGCGCGGACAAGCCCCTTGTGGCCGTGAACTGCGCGGCCATTCCCGAGGAGCTGATCGAATCCGAACTGTTCGGCCATGAAAAGGGCGCATTCACCGGCGCGGAAAAGGCGCAGGAAGGCAAGTTCGAACTGGCGGACGGCGGCACATTGTTTCTGGATGAAATCGGGGACATGAGCCTCAAGACGCAGGCCAAGATACTGCGCATCCTTCAGGAGCAGCGGTTCGAGCACGTGGGCGGGCGCAAGACCATCAAGGTGGACGTGCGCGTGATTGCGGCCACGAACAAGAATCTGCTG
Above is a window of Pseudodesulfovibrio tunisiensis DNA encoding:
- a CDS encoding LysM peptidoglycan-binding domain-containing protein, whose protein sequence is MKKLILLTIALCMVFAWGCSKKVKTEPEVVVVEEKEVVVEQEVVTDPMQVYKAEYDALPVSHTVTKGECLWWISEYKHIYNDPFMWPLIYKANRGQIKNPDLIYAGQQFEIPRYGFDLEEVKAARKQAGAAWKALEPGEDAMIPAEMRAALGYSF
- a CDS encoding cobyric acid synthase, translating into MKQSVFAGIPDILDEQRFAHGGNLRKLAEQAGCAPSDILDFSASINPLGPPAWLGQEVGAALQDVDHYPDPDNMDLVMAASDRYKVWPTQILAGNGASELLFAAAGLGGFRQAVIPSPSYVDYARACKAHRLAVRDLPMRRDNGFQVDFPALGPILCTPSVVFLARPNNPTGTSFSAADLREVAEMFPQSRFIVDESFADFLPEDADRLVRDRPDNVITIVSLTKFFAIPGLRLGLAFARPDIILKLRKRIPAWSVNSLAQRVGARCLRDTDYAARTRERTSLLRQELAAGLRQVPGLRVLPGEANFLLCRVDRVGRDGSELADRLLREHRIAIRLCVNFSGLGSEWFRVAVRNEKDNERLIRALEALSGTARPPLVKRERHTPAIMLQGTSSNAGKSVLTAALCRILLQDGYDVAPFKAQNMSLNSHVTDTGGEMGRAQVTQAMACRMNPDVRMNPVLLKPGSDTGSQVIVMGRPVGNMNVSQYVRYKPQAWDAVKSAYDSLANEHEVMVLEGAGSPAEVNLKHHDIVNMNMARYADARVLLTGDIDRGGVFASIVGTMQLLTPAERAMVEGFVINRFRGDATLLEPAFGQMFEHTGKPILGVVPYIHGLGLPEEDSVSFKEGFRPDESDKFPPDQCVDIAVIDLPRISNFNDIDPLYAEPDVRVRVVSSPHELGDPDAVIIPGSKSTVPDMKALRGAGMAAAIRELAGDSHRTRIIGICGGFQMLGELVDDPHGLESESARVDGFGLLPVRTTLSPDKTLSRTYGVHSRSGLRVHGYEIHHGRTAPMNDSLRVALRDNQGDPLGFGKADGRVWGTYLHGLFDADEFRRWFIDQLRMDKGLDPLTQVQTAFDLEDALDNLASIVREALDIDALYRTLGLRGHCRQASLLYKLS
- a CDS encoding metallophosphoesterase family protein, with amino-acid sequence MGETRIAVLSDVHSNLAALEAVLDDLDSRDSAAQVVVTGDCIGYGPDPDACVRLLRERKAMAVMGNHEQALLNLIYLNRMNQFARDALRRNAELLSPDSRQWCESLPKALVVDGCRFVHGLPPDDPVTYLWKVRTNLAPVFGSFPERICFVGHTHDLTRFTFNGTSVAEHPLRQGVVLLEPDLRHLVNIGAVGQPRDGDNRAKYGLFDPGTRELEMRFVAYDIARTAARIREVGIHRMFAQRLW
- a CDS encoding TIGR01777 family oxidoreductase; amino-acid sequence: MRAIIAGGTGFIGRHLSAELVAHGWEVVILSRSPSKVAETFHSGVIGMPWDNGWTEFLDDASVIVNLAGSNIASGRWNESVKERILSSRIRAGQRIVETIRNSERKPAALIQGSAVGFYGPRNDNPVDESTESGTGFLASVTREWEASTRELEDLGVRRAVIRTGMVLGHGGALERMLPPFRLFAGGPVGSGRQGVSWIHMLDQVRAIRFLMETDSASGPYNLTAPTPVNFRKFARTLGEAMRRPSWLPAPAFALRLLFGEMADEVLLSGQLALPSRLLEAGFEFRFPELAPALQDLLD